The genome window ctcttatgtgaagattatggatgaatcaatcttgttttattCTGGGGTTTCTCTTTGAAAATTCTATCTGGaagctttctttctttcgtgggtataaggggtatttatacttgggtgagaatggaatgtgaagagtcaggtttttcaaaatagggctgGCTCGCGGATTGGTCTCACGGcttaactgagtcgcgagatccaactGCAAGATAactgaacggccagttgtcttattttgtcctgtagtgctccagctagtatgacgcttcaacttctggcatgcctgaCATGTGTGTATTTTTTGGCAGCTTGAAGCCACGAGTTACTAGCGAgatcctctgtttttcttgcacaatcttgagcatttcttcacactatctcactcactatccttacaaaaatcccacctaaatacagggttactaaatgctgaaatacaagcaaatttggcacggaataaagccaacaagatggttaattaaattcaaccttacatatcTATATAGTACTAATAAACTATCAACTAATAtcaatacacaaaatcattgtttctaaTATATTAACATGCAATCATCTATCAACAAAggcaaaaaaacacaaaataatattatttcttaAGAGCATCAACTGTtacaaaaacaatttattttcacaaactAAAACTTACTTTTgctaatttaatataatatttgatATGTCTCGTATAGAAGGTACAATagtgtttttggtatttggtattctaaatactaaatatttagcatttagaaCACCTAATGCTAGTACTCTAAGAGCACCCACAGCAGGTgtggtaaatgtgccaaatgccaaatatttggcacatttaccacaccaaacacaaaaaacaccaaATACCAGATGTGCCAAATCTTATAACTTTTACAACATGTGAAcagtaccgttgcaaatttgcaacggtacggaataaaaatggtataattttaatcatatttaattctctattctctctcctctctcttcattttcattttattcttctcttctctctcgcCTCTGTTCTCTCTCACCGGTTGCCTCTCTTCTCAGCCACCGATCCCCTCTattctctcttttccctttaaTTTAAGATCAGTCTAACGGTGGCCATTATCACCGAAAGCGCAAGCGGCATGGGCGACGAGTTCGCCGCTCACGGCGCACGAGCGCCGAGCCATCGCCATCGCTatccgatctctctctctctctctctctctctctctcttggtggttgttgttttgattgttgttggttGGCTAAGATTTGTGGATCGGCGTTGATGTGGGTTACGATGTGGGTTTTGGGTCGGCGTTGATGTGGGTTTCGACGTGGGTTTTGGGTCGGCGTTGATGTGGGTTTTGGTCGGCGTTGATGTGGGTTTCGACGTGGGTTTTGGGTCGGTCGGTGTTGATGTGGGTTTCGACGTGGGTTTTGGGTCGGCGTTGATGTGGGTTTTGGGTCGGCGTTGTGGGTGTGAGATTTGGGATGGGTGAAGGTTGATGAAGGTTGCTACGGATGATCTGGATCGGTGAAGGTTGCTGTTGGTGTTTGTTTGATGAAATGATGAAATGTTTGTCTGTTTGAATCAATggctatttgtttgtttgaatcGGTGTTGGTTTGGCATTTGGGTGGTGGTTGTGCTtggtgattggttttttttttttttttttcctattttgttgGTGGTTTCTGCCTTGCTGGGTGTGTGTGATGGTGgggtggtggtggctgttggTGCGGCAGTGGTGATGTGCCGTTGTTGTTGATGGTAATGAGAGGGAgtagataatatattattttaatgtatagtatatattattttaatatatagaattgaaggaTAAAACATAtgataaatgagatgttgtaaaataatgtggtaaaataataaagtaggtgtTTGGTGTTGTAAAATGGCATAATATTTGCCACagctgctgtggatgctctaatatTGGGTTgattgagatttttattttttattttaaaattttgttttaattaagtttttgagttGGGTAATTGCTAGTTGGACTAGAATAATTAAAATGGAGgggtttaaatttttagaagGGTGAGActagaaataatatatatatatatatatatatatatataaacattagaaaatattataaaaaaaatacttaaaagtAAGTCACGTTTTCCACATGAGAGGTCACCTCAATAGGCGTACAGGAAGTATGCAAGTACATTAATATTGAAGTTCCAATTGcaaattatttctttccaaGAAAAATCTCTTGATTAGCTTTTTGctgttggaacttggaagtgcATGAGAAACTTTCCAATCATAGAACAGAAGCTCCAACACTTCTGGTTGTTTTTTATTGTCTTCTTGTGTTACTGTCGATTCTTAGTAGGGTCACACGTAGAGAATAGTAATTTGTGAATCAAGATcctctctatatttttttttagaaataattacaatatactaATAACCCCACAGCTTAAACCATTTCTCTTCTAGACCTCTAAACACTTTATATATGAGAATGTGCCAACTTATCTATAAGGCCTTTGGCAAGATCCTCTCTAAATTAAATGGAATAAATTATTTCCATTTTATGATTAGGATTTAATTGTTAGAGATTTAAATATGTAAATGATGCTATcctatttgaaatttcatttcacAAAATACGCAATAGTAACTTATTTAAATGGCCCAAATACTCACAACTTAGTGTTGCTTGTTTCTCTATTATGAGGAGAGTTAATGTTCAAAAATACCCATATATAATTGTGTACACCCTCTAGATTCTTTAAAGGAAAAGtatcttggcatcaaacaattCACCGATTTTTTCACGTAGCCTctcttgtgtttttgtgttgtgGTGAATCTAGTTGAGTACTTTCTCAAATGTTATGGGAGTGAGATGTGAAAAATTTAGCAgtttaatacttttattttgtataacaTGACTGTTCTCGAAGACTAAATTTTGACTATGGAATTGTTGATCtacactttcaaaaaaaaaaaaaaattgttgaagagTCTTTGATGCAtagttaatatattataaattgttAAGATCAAATTACACTAGATATAATTCCTCCTTAGTCTTACACTTCTTGATAACTTTTTTATACATGCTTAGCTTATCTAAATGctttaaaaagttcatttttttcctcccatttttcaCATGCTGTCTACAaatctgatatatatatatatatatatatttatatatttatataaaatgccTCTTGAGACAAAGATGTAGAAGAAGAACAATCTATAAGTAATTAAGTTTACGATAATATAATATGTTTAAACCTTCCCAATCATCACTGGTACAAAGAACATATAGTTTGTTACATGAACTTTTCATCCTCTTTCACGCAAAATAAATCAACTTGAAAATAACGATTCAAAACATATTGCAGCAATTATCCCAATTGGATCTCCAAAGATGGCTGAAATAATGAGCTTGAGAACAATTTTAGCCTTCCTCCAATATATATTAACCTTCTTTCCATTCTTGCTTATTCCTCCACTTTGTTCTACTGCGTCTTCCTTATTCGGAACCATAATTTGCAACGCCGTGTCACTTGTCTGACCCACATCATTTAGTCCATAAATATAATCCTTCTTCCAATTATCAAGAATTAAGTCCTTCACACATGCAACATGATAGCAATGCTGGCCACAGTTGGATTCATAAGACCAGCCCTTGAAATCTTTAAGTACTTCCTTTCTTCCACATTTTCTGCACTTTGATTTTGATGAGAGCTTTTCTTTGAGGTACAGCCTCACCTCACCACCATTTAAGGTATGTTGAAGCTTCATACAACATGGGTGTAGGTCATGTGCTTTCGTGTGCGAACATTGGTACACAAACCCTAGCACATCTTTCCCACAAGCATCACAATATCTCTCCCCTTGTACATTTTCAACAAGTTTGAAGTCgcattttttgagaaatgggtGGTAGTCAGAGGATTCACGCTGCAGTGCTGCACATTCCTCATGAAGATGGAAGTAATACTCTTTGTACTCGCACTCGTAACAAGGTCTAAATCCAACTTCTTTGCAACCATTGCAACGGTAAGGTTCCTTGGCAGGCACAAGTTTCAAAGTGTGTTGTGGGTGGCTCCAATGCTTTATCTCTGTGAATTTCATGTCTGTCTGATCTGATGAGAGGACTGCCTCAAACCTCAAAACTTGATACATATTTATAGATCAAGCAAGTTGGAATGATAATACTACGCAAATGTCACGAACTTCCCTAGTGACTTCTTCGTGATGGGCCGGTGACCCCGATGGTTCAATAGTGAGGCACGTCGTTCCGTTGGAAGTACGTTTGGGCCAAGTTAACTGTTGAAGATTCAATCAATACGGCAATACCCAATTGCAATGAAACACCAAGTGGAGTCCACTTGAtatactttctttcttcttcttcttattattattatttaaaatttaagtataaatttattaaacttCTACTACTTAACAggagaaaatcatttttttttcttttctctctcttaaattctCTTCTATTGGTGGTTTTAAGCGGTAAAATACTTTGTCGTTGGATAAGAGATTTAGGTAATGTTTGGATAGCGTTACGTTTTGCTGCGTTGCGTTTCtgcattttccctttttttttttttttttttgcacgtATTTTTCCCCCTcaagcggctactgttcatgcactgtacatgaacagtagctgcaacttttgaccagtcttccatgaacagtgcatctgtacactgttcacggacccacaaatttcatttttttatcaactttttcattaaaaatgggtcccatggcactattcacacatttaaaaattattttgctacagtgttttctgttttcagttttcagtttcagcaaaataagttatatccaaacagacccttagtgtACGTTtagctccaaattaaaaaaccaatttattttactatttagtttatttttgctactattcatggatcccacTGTACTTTTTATTGTTATTCATGGGCCATACgatactatttcagttaacttttacttttatctataatatttttaacaaaaagtttttaatttcaataaaataagcaaatttcaaacaaactcttagtgtttgaattttatctacactaaaaactaattagtctaatgataaattataattattatagaGTGAATGTCATATATTGAAATTCAATGgcatctataaaaaaataaaaattcttcattttttttattttttataattcaataattagggGAAGTGAAAATTTGAATAGGTAGGTTTCCAAAGCTACAAGACTTTAACAAATAGGGGGAAAAATCTtgctttgaactttgaagtagGCATTAGATCCAATTAAGCCCATTAATAGCCAACTACCAAAGCCCAATACCTTAAAAAAAAGGAGCCTAGTCTTCAACGTAAGAGCTGAGGTCCCCTAAATTGGGCCTTTCAGACTTTATAATTGATTTGCTTGTAAGTTCACCAGTAACTCTGGGAGAAAAGCCCttagaaataaaaaacacatattTCCCGCGacactagagagagagagagagagagagagagagagagagagggtgtgAGATCATCGAATCATTGAATATGAATCAGAAATTCGGAGGAGGAAGACAACCTACGGGGACTCCGTCGCTGGCGTGGTCGTGCGTTGTTGTCGTCGTCTCGCTCCTTGCTGGCGCATCTGTTGTCCACAACATATATAAGCCTAATCTTgtaagcctctctctctctcgctctctcatAACCATTTCAATCTTTGGCACATTGCCAGTATGTTATGACCAAATATTTTAATAGGCCCATGAcctgtttgataaaatgtttgAAACACTCCTATCTTGTTATCCATGACTGCATGACCTGTTTGATATGTCTTTTCCTACTACTATTGTGTGTAGACATTGCCTCCGGTGGAGAGTGTTCACGAGACTAAGCCGAAACAACAATCTGAGAAAGAATGATATATGGTCTTTTAGCTATAATGTTGGAGCTGGTTTTTGTTTCTGGATAGATAGATCAACACGACAATGTATGTGGCCTATCTTTGAAGCCAAatccaagtttcaaaatttttgcgTGTTTTTCAGCTACATTTAATTGTTAcgatcattttcttttttaataccCAGAACCGTAACATTGTAATTGCTACTGTGTTTAATAAGGATTAGTTTTACTTTTATCCCCAAACACTAACAGACATATATGTTCGCTTTGCTAGTTGTTTCTACCATATGTCTGAGTATGCACTTAAGATGTTCGAAGAAATAACTGAATGAAAGTTAGGtatgtttttagtttggttTCCACAGCAAGTTTTTCCATAATGCTTAGCTCTAGCCAATCAATCATGGAAAGAACTGACAATTCATTGGAACTAAATCTAATGCATTGAGAAAAATTCTTACTTTCTGCTAATACGGGGTTATTGTCggttatattttattaaaagctttagttttcttttagaAAGAGACTTTTATGGGAATGTTAGACTAGAGTATGTTTAATAGCTCAAAATTGAATGTGGGCAAGGTGGTTTTCAAAGTTGGATTCTTTAAAAGCTATTTCTGGCTTTGTTGCATTATACATTAAGGAACCACACAGTCTGCAAAGTCTAGGCTTTGTTTTATACTTCTGTTATGGTACCAAATTCAACTTGAACTTAGTTCTTGGTCGTTAATGTCTTTAATAAATATTCCTGTGTTGCATAGTTTCCAACGTTTGAGCTATTTTTGCATTGTTGGTTCtggaaactaatttttttgaagaaagtAATTAAACATACTTGCTTAATTCCTGTTATCATTTTGGAACTGACCCTGTTAGCAGAAGTTAGGTCTTTCAAGTTACCACTTACATGAGTACTAGTTATTTACGACATGGGCAAAGCTTCAAGAGATAAGAGGGCAGGTTTTCCACTTTGTGACATTTCCCTTCATCTCTTTTGTTTCCCAGCCTTTTAGTAATAAATTGATTTATATGTAGGATTTATACTACAAAAAAGCCAAAGAAGGACGTTAAAGTGCTAGGATACATACTAGCAAAGCTTCCTTAGCCTCAACCTTCTTCCTATTCTCATCATCTTCAATGTTGTATTTCCCTGCATCCTTGATCATCCTCTTAATCTCCTCATTGGACAGCCTCGCCTTGTCACAGGTGATAGTGATCTTGCTCCTCAATCAAACCAGAGGTCATCTCCTCAACTGAAACATTCAAAATACCATTGGATTCAGTATCAAAGCAGACATCTATCTGTGCAACACCCCTTGGTGCTTAAGGAATGCCAAAAAGCTCAAATTCTCATAACAACTCGTCATCTTGAGTCCTTGTTCTCTCACCCTTGTATCCCGAGTATAAAGTAGTAGTTTGGTTGTCATAGTTGGTCGTGTAATGGCCCTTCTTGGTGTTAGGAATGGAGGTATTACTTGGAATCACAATAGACATTTCAATTCCAATAGGGGTGACATCCTAAAGTGTAAAGACTTGAAGCTTTTCGTTACCCATATGGGCTAAGATTGCAGCTTGAAAAGGCACTCCATATATGATATGCCACTGCATCGTTCAGATGAATGCTCCTGCAAAGTTCTTTCCTCCTAAATAAGTCCAATGATAAGCCAACAGGTGCTGTGCCTATTGGAATTCTCTGGAAACAACATTTAACAACGACATCATGAACAAAGTTCTTGTCATCTTAGCATTAGTTATGgcaatttcttttgattttcttagcTACCATATACCAATTTTCGCACTGCCAAACACGGAATGGAGGTGATGAGgctttataatttgttatgttatggcattttctttcatctatatcttattaatttcaaaatcaCCTTATTAAAGATGGAAAAATACCTTTAAACCGGCTCGCCCAAACCTACCCAACAGGGGTTTCCCTGCCTTGTTCTCATCCCTACTTAATTTTATGTGGAttgttcttttgattttcttgctTACCAAACACCAAATAGTGAATACTTGTGGCTTTTTCCGTTGATTTTATTGGCTACCAAGCATAGAAAAGAGGATATGAGGCTTTATATTGTAGTTTTCCTGTCGATTTTCTCGGTTACCAACTTGAAATCATCcttaattttacttaaaaaaaaattattttaagacaaaatctctataattttttttctttactaaaaTAAATCACAAATTGCATTTTCCAGCCATAACAAAAGGACGGATTTGGTTATTTCTCAAAgtctgaatttttttagtttcaaattaaaaCAGTAGAGGTTCAGTTTGATTTTGATCTAATATtaacaggatttttttttttttttatgcttgtatttttttcaaattattaagTTACTTATGTTTTTAGAGACAATTATTAAGATAATTTGTACTAAATAAAACTCTATTACAGAGTTCCAATAAATATGACATACTACGTACACTAATAAAATCTCTCTTACTCAAAGTTTGAGAATTAAAGAAGCTcacttattatttaaaattatttaataatcaaatttgtagttttaattttgtgtgtttttatttactttaataattattatttttatagaaaacatAAGTGAATGACTTGCACCGACTCTGCCAGTGACCTAGCCACCCAGGCACCctacatatgtatatatttcCCTCTATgcgttttcttttccttcatcaGTTCTCGTTCTTCTTTCAGTCGTGTAAACACTTCAACCAAATTCTCGTAGGAGCACAGAACATGGGGAAGGGCAAGGGCAAGGGCAAACAAAAAGCCGTAAGAAACGAAAAACAACCGTTAAGTCTTACCATACACAATGAAAACTCAATCACCAACCAAGAACAAACTGATGCTTTCTCAAAATTCCCAGCGGAAATCTTATTGGAAGTAGTCTCGCGCTTGCCACCCAAAGACATATGCAACATCAGGAGTGTCTCAAAAGGCATCAATAATTTGACAAGAAGGCCAGACTTCGCAGCCAAACACTTCCATAATTGCAAAGCTCTTTCTGGTAATCTCACAGGATTCTTCTCCCAGAGTTTTTCAACGCAAAGTGTATGGCGGCACAATGAGAGCTGGTTCATTAATGGTCAAGCTATCCATGGCCCTGATTTTGTTGCCATAAAATCTGAAGCTGATCGTGTTCCAGATTCTCTCTTCAATTTCTTAAAGAAGGGGAACAACAGCAACGATTTGGTCGAGCTTATTGATTCTTGCAATGGTTTGTTACTTTGTTGCACTCACACTGGGATAGAATCGTTCAAAACGTGGTTCGTTTGTAATCCTTTGACCATGGAACATGTCACTCTTCCATATCCTGTCAAACGATCTAACCTGGTCTACTTTGGGTTGCTTGCAGACACAACCAACTCTGGTTATCTTCAATATAAGgtgatttgtatttttaatcCGAAAGACGATGACTCCTGTTCTATGTTGTCGGTTTTTTCATCGAAAACGGGTGAGTGGAAGGAATTTGAGGAGAGCCTTCGCCTTTATGCCACCATACCATGATGGGTTCGAAGGTTGTATACAACAGCAAGCTATTTTGGGATTGTCTTGAAGGTCACATTCTTGTATGTCACTTAAACAAGGAAGGTAAATCAGAATTGATTGAGACTCCTCGTGCTCCACTAGGAAGGTCACTTTGGAAATCCAATGACAAACTTTTCTGCTATTGCCAGGGGTTTGATGATGAGACTCCTGTCTGGTCTCTCTCTATCAATGACGAGGAGGAACTTGAGTGGAAGGTTGAAGGTTGCGAGGAGTTTGAGATGTTGGCAGAAGATGTCGGCAACGAACTCGTTAGTTCGTTGTGTAATGTATTGGtgcaaaaaaaaccaaacattgAGTTTAACATAATAGGTTTCAACCCTGAATCTAAAGAGATTTATTTATGGGAGCCAGATCCTAGTAATTTTATTCTAAGTTATGAGTTTACAGAAAGGAATTGCAAGTGCCTCTGGGGTTCTGGACGTGGACCATGCCGTATTTTGCCATATGTGCATAGCTTTGCGCCGATTCAGATTGCCAAGATGAAAGAAGGGGAAGGCAAACACTATGTTGATGTGAAGACAAAcaagaagaaaaccaaaggCAAACATGTTGCTCCACGTTCTCAAAGAACCAACTAATCTGTTGGTTTACAATGGACTCTAGCCAGTAGCCATGAGTGATTGCGCTAATTTGTCTATTATTTAGTATTCCTGCtatcattttcttttggatttccttttctgtttttattttattgcactttCATGGTTAGGTTAtcttatttattatgttatattataaacctctctttttctttcaattatttaatCACTCAACTCCTCGACTATGTTATATATCTAGTTGTTCCTCCAACATTTAGCCTTTTAACATATAAAGTTgctcctataaaaaaaaaaaaaatatatatatatatatatataaaaagttgcGGAGTTagtagcatgttgtaattaataTACATTGTTTGTAAAATACACCTCCTACATAATTAAGCTTATTGATTGTGAGCCTACTTAAA of Quercus lobata isolate SW786 chromosome 8, ValleyOak3.0 Primary Assembly, whole genome shotgun sequence contains these proteins:
- the LOC115957152 gene encoding uncharacterized protein LOC115957152, with the protein product MYQVLRFEAVLSSDQTDMKFTEIKHWSHPQHTLKLVPAKEPYRCNGCKEVGFRPCYECEYKEYYFHLHEECAALQRESSDYHPFLKKCDFKLVENVQGERYCDACGKDVLGFVYQCSHTKAHDLHPCCMKLQHTLNGGEVRLYLKEKLSSKSKCRKCGRKEVLKDFKGWSYESNCGQHCYHVACVKDLILDNWKKDYIYGLNDVGQTSDTALQIMVPNKEDAVEQSGGISKNGKKVNIYWRKAKIVLKLIISAIFGDPIGIIAAICFESLFSS
- the LOC115954519 gene encoding uncharacterized protein LOC115954519 isoform X2, whose protein sequence is MGKGKGKGKQKAVRNEKQPLSLTIHNENSITNQEQTDAFSKFPAEILLEVVSRLPPKDICNIRSVSKGINNLTRRPDFAAKHFHNCKALSGNLTGFFSQSFSTQSVWRHNESWFINGQAIHGPDFVAIKSEADRVPDSLFNFLKKGNNSNDLVELIDSCNGLLLCCTHTGIESFKT
- the LOC115954519 gene encoding putative F-box protein At1g47300 isoform X1, with amino-acid sequence MGKGKGKGKQKAVRNEKQPLSLTIHNENSITNQEQTDAFSKFPAEILLEVVSRLPPKDICNIRSVSKGINNLTRRPDFAAKHFHNCKALSGNLTGFFSQSFSTQSVWRHNESWFINGQAIHGPDFVAIKSEADRVPDSLFNFLKKGNNSNDLVELIDSCNGLLLCCTHTGIESFKTWFVCNPLTMEHVTLPYPVKRSNLVYFGLLADTTNSGYLQYKVICIFNPKDDDSCSMLSVFSSKTGEWKEFEESLRLYATIP